One genomic window of Pieris rapae chromosome 15, ilPieRapa1.1, whole genome shotgun sequence includes the following:
- the LOC110995939 gene encoding testis-expressed protein 9, translating into MGEMLDSDDLLARENEFKKLNKQLEKKTEILMKEIEQVMQRQDIFSEFTGSLSSPINHRSKRHYCDTPSIKTSDKVCAETKTVENGTPKKINSKKIDIRNVDNSNIEIKKCVTNVCEWCNLSTKKNNDLEFLYAFVSVNVKDNVLPQSFLKGGVNIENVCKFLSAKLKLMQEQIDKLQANIDKMAKQCDSHMSQLAGLESERLTLVNKANNLRSENADLKAKYAASNNRINEKDRLYKEQRSLADKLTNEAKSLRYKNANVEARCAAHEETIATLKQQLETSKMAEKEFRDATRNLSASHQNAICRLEAKVKCLTTRIDKQMALIDNLKKQNALLATEGALKALERDYYDFLNSDL; encoded by the exons ATGGGGGAAATGCTAGATTCAGATGATTTATTGGCCAGAGaaaatgaattcaaaaaacttaataaacaacTGGAAAAGAAAACAGAAATACTAATGAAAGAAATCGAACAAGTTATG CAAAGACAGGACATATTTTCAGAATTTACAGGTTCCTTATCAAGTCCTATAAACCACCGTAGTAAAAGGCACTATTGTGATACGCCAAGCATTAAAACATCAGACAAGGTGTGTGCAGAAACAAAAACTGTAGAAAATGGGAcaccaaaaaaaatcaacagtaAAAAGATTGATATTAGAAATGttgataattcaaatatagaaataaaaaaatgtgtgacAAATGTTTGTGAATGGTGCAATTTAAGTACTAAGAAGAATAATGATTTAGAATTTTTGTATGCTTTCGTCTCAGTTAATGTTAAGGATAATGTTTTGCCACAGTCATTTTTAAAGG GTGGTGTgaatattgaaaatgtatgCAAGTTTCTATCAGCCAAATTGAAATTGATGCAAGAACAGATTGACAAACTGCAAGCTAATATAGACAAAATG GCTAAACAATGTGACAGCCACATGAGCCAACTGGCTGGATTGGAGAGTGAAAGACTGACTTTGGTGAATAAGGCGAATAACTTAAGATCGGAAAATGCGGATCTCAAAGCAAAGTATGCTGCCTCCAATAATAGAATTAAT gAAAAGGACCGCTTATACAAGGAACAGAGAAGTCTAGCAGACAAACTGACGAACGAAGCTAAAAGCTTGCGCTATAAGAACGCGAATGTCGAAGCGCGTTGTGCTGCCCACGAAGAAACCATTGCTACCCTCAAACAACAACTCGAAACCTCCAAGATGGCCGAAAAA GAATTCCGTGACGCGACACGCAACCTCTCTGCGTCGCATCAGAATGCAATCTGCCGTTTGGAAGCGAAAGTGAAATGCCTGACTACCCGCATTGACAAGCAAATGGCGCTCATAGACAATCTGAAGAAGCAGAACGCGTTGCTTGCCACAGAGGGCGCTTTGAAGGCTTTGGAGAGAGATTATTATGATTTCTTAAATTCTGATTTGTAG
- the LOC110995926 gene encoding uncharacterized protein LOC110995926: MRLLGLLVLIVSGLCLVDCTHLVVGNVADRVVLAHHENFEYNAMPFFKRIKSFFYSSPTNKPIRGIQALDNDHSKASVNITAGGIGYPFVNLRIKSERGSRLSYDIGIYVSPDFI; encoded by the exons atgagGTTGCTAGGACTATTGGTTTTAATCGTGTCGGGGTTGTGTTTAGTGGATTGTACGCATTTGGTGGTCGGCAATGTAGCTGATAGAGTAGTTCTTGCCCATCATGAAAACTTTGAATACAATGCTATGCCATTCTTCAAGAGGATCAAATCCTTCTTTTATTCCTCACCTACGAATAAACCCATACGG GGTATACAAGCATTGGACAACGACCACAGTAAGGCGTCAGTGAACATAACGGCGGGTGGAATTGGCTATCCATTTGTCAACTTACGAATCAAAAGCGAGAGGGGCAGCAGACTGAGCTACGATATTGGAATTTACGTTAGCCcggattttatttaa
- the LOC110995925 gene encoding BTB/POZ domain-containing protein 10 has protein sequence MSDTQARGQQAMLDSRRPFFYPDSSSDTEEYRRDSEERRKRLSRRNISNLRRPNMMSKTQSPNAPIPSTSSQEPKIEKKNPIGEDRITLVVDNTRFVVDPAQFTAHPNTMLGRMFSSGIDFTHTNERGEYEVAEGISATVFRAILEYYRGGTIRCPPTVSVQELREACDYLLVPFDANTVRCQNLRGLLHELSNEGARRQFETFLERLILPLMVESAQRGDRECHVVVLLDDDSVEWDEEYPPQMGDEYSQTVLSTPLYRFFKYIENRDVAKQVMKERGLKKIRLGVEGYPTYKEKIRKRPGGRAEVIYNYVQRPFIHMSWEKEEAKSRHVDFQCFKSKSVTNLAEATADPVIELEPVRAREEVEAPENPEEQPEEQ, from the exons ATGTCTGATACACAGGCGAGGGGCCAGCAGGCCATGTTAGATTCCAGACGCCCGTTCTTCTACCCAGATAGCAGTAGTGATACAGAGGAGTATAGAAGAGACAGTGAGGAGCGTCGCAAGCGATTATCTAGACGTAACATTTCCAACTTGCGTAGACCAAATATGATGTCGAAAACTCAGTCTCCTAATGCACCAATACCATCCACTTCCAGTCAAGAACCGAAGATAGAGAAGAAGAATCCCATTGGCGAAGACAGAATAACTTTAGTTGTTGATAATACTAGATTTGTTGTTGATCCTGCTCAATTCACAGCACATCCAAATACAATGCTTGGGAGAATGTTTAGTTCAG GTATAGACTTTACACATACCAATGAGCGTGGAGAATATGAAGTGGCTGAGGGCATCTCGGCCACAGTGTTCAGGGCAATTCTAGAGTACTATAGAGGTGGCACTATACGCTGTCCTCCAACGGTCTCTGTGCAAGAGCTAAGGGAGGCTTGTGATTATCTACTGGTGCCTTTTGATGCTAATACTGTGAGGTGTCAG aATCTCAGAGGCCTTCTTCATGAACTATCAAATGAAGGAGCTCGCCGCCAATTTGAGACATTCCTGGAGCGTCTTATTCTACCACTGATGGTGGAATCAGCTCAGCGTGGTGACAGAGAATGCCATGTGGTAGTGCTATTGGATGATGACTCTGTGGAATGGGATGAGGAATATCCTCCCCAAATGGGAGATGAATACAGTCAGACAGTACTTTCTACCCCATTGTACCGATTCTTTAAGTATATTGAAAATAG agaCGTCGCAAAACAAGTAATGAAAGAGCGAGGTCTTAAGAAAATCCGTTTAGGCGTCGAAGGCTACCCTACATACAAGGAGAAAATCCGCAAAAGGCCCGGAGGCCGCGCGGAAGTGATATACAATTATGTGCAGCGGCCCTTTATTCACATGTCCTGGGAGAAGGAGGAAGCTAAAAGCCGACATGTGGActttcaatgttttaaatcGAAATCCGTCACTAATTTGGCTGAAGCTACTGCTGATCCTGTTATCG AATTGGAGCCGGTGAGGGCCCGTGAAGAGGTGGAAGCACCAGAGAACCCCGAAGAGCAGCCGGAGGAGCAGTGA
- the LOC110995936 gene encoding uncharacterized protein LOC110995936: MDEKQEYHDPDYPEAPVCVKEEPPMFTEEERISKISQIVQREFTNEVQERENEVTLIDQRMSTARRYLHQLRYTLVNNYYKDQKLQLSYSHIADDIAAQTEPRAKAEVAHLLRDSQRRLHPSLRKLLGKKTADLDEIFKFRGPRNSRKDYSAMVQTRNYTISADSTKSLRPEGQEPPIAEPSTTKPKKIPRHIEPRVENVVTLHEATRNKMKHRYRIIIGNTSKYAPPASRMDKSTHKWLLYVRGPPNQPDLSSILTELTARLHHSYAPHHIVTLRKPPFHISRRGWGEFPVKLDLHFPHPDMNRPTTVTHNIKLDRQYTGLQTLGAETVVDVWLYSTPDMIKFEYKDDDTHLQTTENPTDTQANLKTDTQAETKDTGQRTEIKEEPPEFEQNENDNWLDFFEKPTAVSVDDMIIKDIKKEASPTRREGTQETLDDSSLPIDVKRAWKKRIMKYMDPKTGKIYYLEMDRELDLTKVQEIVFNSKGNVQTAKISPIKSNGLKKVRRGVSLLKPEVKNLQRIESLPSHIENDHCYLGYNFYNHKRDSLLDDFKKLIPKFRNVRQTVTYLLKKIPLISAEVQNNDFVKCFPFVVESSERYWKLDFAKRRNIEWSRAKLINKLLIAHYPDPESIWRTKQILIFARLHGFYPIRLENMHSPRDRPTDEWSSWNDMENNRKLESNIKEMFPSACDITSLSKFDVDSYQVSDDVVVSDSDEEIDVLSDKKVKVRSVSETKVSLSALPVDGDDRLRFLYIERICADIGIELRNEDVGNGYSYSAVHAVMLSAMRSFADQLVRDSLAVKLMEGASSHHPPPTWSGSSSRIPVQLEHVYRAASHLPLVANTALGTTPKQTYTI; this comes from the exons ATGGACGAAAAGCAAGAATATCATGATCCTGACTATCCGGAAGCACCGGTTTGTGTTAAAGAAGAGCCGCCAATGTTTACTGAAGAAGAGAGAATCAGTAAAATTAGTCAAATAGTACAGCGGGAGTTTACTAACGAGGTGCAAGAGAGGGAAAACGAAGTTACACTTATTGATCAAAG AATGTCAACAGCCCGCCGCTACCTACATCAACTGAGATATACTCTGGTGAATAATTACTACAAAGATCAGAAGCTGCAACTGTCATACAGCCATATTGCAGATGACATTGCAGCACAGACGGAACCAAGAGCTAAGGCTGAG GTGGCGCATCTATTGCGTGATAGTCAAAGAAGATTGCATCCGTCCTTAAGAAAACTTTTGGGAAAGAAAACTGCTGATCTAGATGAGATTTTCAAGTTCAGAGGGCCCAGAAATTCTAGGAAAGATTATTCT GCAATGGTCCAAACCCGTAATTATACCATATCAGCTGACTCTACAAAATCCCTCCGACCTGAGGGCCAAGAGCCACCGATTGCCGAGCCTTCAACCACTAAACCCAAGAAGATACCTCGCCATATTGAGCCTAGGGTAGAAAATGTAGTCACTCTTCACGAAGCCactagaaataaaatgaaacatcGTTATAGGATCATAATTG GTAACACATCAAAATATGCCCCCCCGGCATCCCGCATGGACAAGTCGACCCACAAGTGGCTCTTGTACGTCCGAGGACCCCCGAACCAGCCCGACTTGAGCTCCATCCTCACGGAACTCACGGCCAGGCTTCACCATTCGTATGCACCTCACCATATTGTCACCTTACG AAAACCACCCTTTCACATATCGCGTCGTGGGTGGGGCGAGTTCCCCGTGAAGCTGGATTTGCATTTCCCTCATCCAGACATGAATCGTCCCACCACAGTCAcacacaatattaaattggaTCGCCAGTACACGGGATTGCAGACATTGG gaGCCGAAACTGTCGTCGACGTCTGGCTCTACAGCACTCCTGATATGATAAAGTTTGAATACAAAGACGACGACACACATTTACAGACAACAGAAAACCCTACCGACACAcaagcaaatttaaaaacagacACACAGGCGGAGACCAAAGACACGGGCCAACGTACAGAGATAAAAGAGGAGCCTCCAGAATTTGAGCAGAATGAAAATGATAACTGGCTAGACTTCTTCGAGAAACCGACCGCAGTCAGCGTGGACGATATGATCATTAAGGATATCAAAAAGGAAGCTTCACCGACGAGGAGGGAAGGGACTCAAGAAACGCTCGACGACTCCAGCTTGCCCATCGACGTTAAGCGAGCGTGGAAGAAGAGAATCATGAAGTACATGGATCCGAAAACGGGAAAAATTTACTATCTGGAAATGGATAGAGAGCTTGACCTGACCAAAGTACAGGAAATCGTGTTTAACTCGAAGGGAAACGTGCAAACGGCCAAAATCAGTCCAATCAAAAGCAACGGTCTCAAAAAGGTTCGGAGAGGCGTATCGCTACTGAAGCCCGAGGTGAAGAATCTGCAGAGGATAGAAAGCCTACCGAGCCACATAGAAAACGATCATTGCTATTTGGGATATAACTTCTACAATCACAAGAGAGACTCTCTCTTGGAtgacttcaaaaaactaattcCAAAGTTCAGGAACGTCCGACAGACCGTCACTTATCTGTTGAAGAAGATTCCGCTCATCAGCGCCGAGGTCCAGAACAATGATTTCGTCAAGTGTTTTCCCTTTGTCGTGGAGAGCAGTGAAAGGTATTGGAAGTTGGATTTTGCCAAACGAAGGAATATCGAG TGGTCCAGAGCGAAGCTGATCAACAAATTGCTGATCGCGCACTACCCAGACCCGGAGTCAATATGGCGGACGAAACAAATACTCATTTTTGCCAGACTCCACGGCTTCTATCCGATACGATTGGAAAATATGCATTCACCGCGAGACAGACCGACGGACGAATGGTCCTCGTGGAACGACAtggaaaataatagaaaactgGAATCCAACATCAAGGAGATGTTCCCGTCGGCGTGTGACATCACGTCGCTGTCAAAATTTGACGTTGACAGTTACCAAGTGTCAGATGACGTAGTCGTTTCGGATAGCGATGAGGAAATAGATGTTCTAAGTGACAAGAAAGTGAAAGTGAGAAGTGTTAGTGAAACTAAAGTGAGCTTAAGTGCATTACCGGTGGACGGTGACGACAGACTTAGGTTTCTGTATATTGAACGGATTTGTGCAGACATTGGAATAGAGCTAAGGAATGAAGATGTAGGAAATGGGTATTCGTATAG TGCCGTCCACGCCGTGATGTTATCGGCGATGCGCAGTTTCGCTGACCAGTTGGTGCGGGACTCTCTGGCTGTGAAACTGATGGAAGGCGCATCCTCACATCATCCACCTCCCACTTGGAGCGG GTCGTCGTCCCGCATCCCAGTCCAGTTGGAACACGTGTATCGAGCGGCTTCGCATTTGCCTCTCGTCGCCAACACCGCTCTGGGCACCACACCCAAACAgacttatacaatataa